In one window of Psychrobacter sp. P2G3 DNA:
- a CDS encoding valine--tRNA ligase produces the protein MSNPDSNNHLTKSIQAALSQLENAYNPAQVEAGMYQGWEDSGYFKPSFDKDESFSIALPPPNVTGSLHMGHGFNNAIMDALTRYHRMDGDNTLWQPGTDHAGIATQMVVERRLEAQGIKRRDMKREDFIDKVWEWKEESGDNITRQIRRLGSSVDWSRERFTMDDGLSNAVKEVFVRLFDDGLIYRGKRLVNWDPKFQTALSDLEVENHDEKGSLWHFRYYFTDKDLTTQDGKNYLVVATTRPETLLGDTAVAVNPSDERYSHLVGKTITLPITGRVVPIVADDYVEKDFGTGCVKITPAHDFNDYELGRRHSLPLINILDERANILPAMEIYIDLQTREPTLETTPSEYAGLERFAARKFLVEQAGEQGWLEEVEDYALKAPRAERGGTIVEPWLTDQWYVAVNKLAGPAIEAVEDGSIEFVPAQYKNMYMAWMNNLQDWCISRQLWWGHRIPAWYDDATGEIYVARDEAEVRSKYNLSNDVKLRQDDDVLDTWFSSGLWTFSTLDWADPNADPRVLKTFHPTSVLVTGFDIIFFWVARMIMMTLHFVKNEDGTPQVPFKTVYVHGLVRDGNGQKMSKSKGNVLDPIDLIDGIDLEALVEKRTSNMMNPKDAAKIEKQTRKEFPEGIPAYGTDALRFTFTSLASTGRDINFDLKRVEGYRNFCNKIWNASRFVLMNCVDSEGSAKPIDQSANPEVWELPEKWIMSRLNSSIKDIHQHFAQYRLDMVSQDIYEFIWNEYCDWYVELAKASLNDDSVTDERKAQIRYVLLHVLETALRFSHPIMPYLTEQIWQTIAPLLNRKNTDSIVIADYPQTDDAQISEQVEADMAWLQELIASVRNIRGEMKLGNAVRLPVLLQNISADEDARLSRIKNQFKALAKVESLEILKEGDEVPLSSSSMVGQLRVLVPMKGLIDPTAELARLGKSYDKLKGQAEGITRKLGNEGFVSKAPVEVVDAEKAKLAELEGQLTTMAGQMEELKAL, from the coding sequence ATGAGTAATCCTGATAGCAACAATCATTTGACCAAATCTATCCAAGCCGCTTTAAGTCAATTAGAGAATGCCTATAATCCTGCACAGGTCGAGGCAGGCATGTATCAAGGCTGGGAAGACAGTGGTTATTTCAAGCCGAGCTTTGATAAAGACGAGTCGTTCTCTATCGCCTTGCCGCCGCCAAACGTCACTGGCTCGTTGCATATGGGTCATGGCTTTAATAATGCCATTATGGATGCCTTGACGCGTTATCACCGCATGGATGGCGACAACACGCTGTGGCAACCGGGTACGGATCATGCTGGTATCGCCACCCAAATGGTCGTTGAGCGTCGTCTAGAAGCGCAAGGTATTAAGCGCCGTGATATGAAACGTGAAGACTTTATCGATAAAGTGTGGGAATGGAAGGAAGAGTCGGGTGACAATATTACCCGTCAGATTCGTCGGCTTGGCAGCTCGGTGGACTGGTCGCGTGAGCGCTTTACCATGGATGATGGCTTATCCAATGCGGTAAAAGAAGTATTCGTTCGTCTATTCGATGATGGTCTCATTTATCGCGGTAAGCGTTTGGTCAACTGGGATCCTAAATTCCAAACAGCACTGTCTGATTTAGAAGTTGAAAACCATGACGAAAAGGGTAGCTTGTGGCATTTCCGCTATTATTTCACTGATAAAGACCTGACGACTCAAGATGGTAAAAACTATCTAGTGGTCGCCACTACGCGTCCGGAAACTTTGCTTGGCGATACTGCTGTTGCCGTTAACCCAAGTGACGAGCGTTATTCTCATTTAGTCGGTAAAACCATTACCTTGCCAATTACTGGTCGCGTTGTTCCTATCGTTGCTGATGATTACGTCGAAAAAGACTTTGGGACAGGCTGCGTAAAAATCACTCCAGCGCATGACTTTAACGATTATGAATTGGGTCGTCGTCACAGCTTGCCGCTGATTAATATCCTTGATGAGCGCGCCAATATCTTGCCAGCGATGGAAATCTACATTGATCTGCAAACGCGTGAGCCAACATTAGAGACCACGCCAAGCGAGTACGCGGGACTTGAGCGTTTTGCCGCGCGTAAATTCCTCGTGGAGCAAGCAGGCGAGCAGGGCTGGCTAGAAGAAGTAGAAGACTATGCGCTAAAAGCACCGCGCGCTGAGCGTGGCGGTACGATCGTTGAACCGTGGTTGACTGATCAATGGTATGTCGCCGTCAATAAGCTGGCTGGCCCTGCGATTGAGGCGGTCGAAGATGGCAGCATCGAGTTCGTCCCTGCGCAATATAAAAACATGTATATGGCGTGGATGAACAATCTGCAAGACTGGTGTATCAGCCGCCAGCTCTGGTGGGGACATCGTATCCCAGCATGGTATGACGACGCGACTGGTGAGATTTATGTCGCTCGTGATGAAGCCGAAGTACGTAGCAAATATAATCTAAGCAATGATGTAAAACTGCGCCAAGATGATGACGTGCTCGATACCTGGTTTAGCTCAGGTCTATGGACGTTTAGTACGTTGGACTGGGCAGATCCTAACGCTGATCCGCGCGTGCTCAAAACCTTTCACCCAACTAGCGTGTTGGTGACTGGTTTTGACATTATCTTCTTCTGGGTCGCGCGCATGATTATGATGACCCTGCACTTTGTTAAGAACGAAGATGGCACGCCGCAAGTGCCGTTTAAGACCGTCTATGTGCATGGTCTGGTACGTGATGGCAATGGTCAGAAGATGTCCAAATCTAAAGGCAACGTCTTAGATCCGATTGATTTGATTGACGGCATCGATTTGGAAGCGCTGGTCGAAAAACGTACCAGCAATATGATGAATCCAAAAGATGCGGCTAAAATCGAAAAGCAAACGCGTAAAGAATTCCCAGAAGGCATCCCAGCTTACGGTACCGATGCATTGCGCTTTACCTTCACATCCTTAGCCAGTACCGGTCGCGATATTAACTTTGATCTTAAACGTGTCGAGGGCTATCGTAACTTCTGTAATAAAATCTGGAACGCCAGCCGCTTTGTACTGATGAACTGCGTCGATAGCGAAGGCAGTGCCAAGCCTATCGACCAGAGTGCAAATCCTGAGGTATGGGAATTACCAGAAAAATGGATTATGAGTCGTCTGAACTCTAGTATTAAAGACATTCATCAGCATTTTGCTCAGTATCGCCTTGATATGGTCAGCCAAGATATCTATGAGTTTATCTGGAATGAATACTGTGATTGGTACGTCGAGCTTGCCAAAGCCAGTCTCAATGATGACTCGGTGACGGATGAGCGTAAAGCGCAAATCCGTTATGTACTGCTGCATGTACTCGAGACCGCGCTGCGCTTTAGCCATCCAATCATGCCATATCTGACCGAGCAAATCTGGCAGACTATTGCGCCGTTATTGAATCGTAAAAATACCGACAGCATCGTCATTGCTGATTATCCACAAACTGACGACGCACAAATCAGTGAGCAAGTCGAAGCGGATATGGCGTGGCTACAAGAGTTGATCGCTAGCGTGCGTAACATCCGTGGTGAGATGAAGCTGGGTAATGCGGTACGCTTGCCAGTGCTGCTACAAAATATCTCTGCTGATGAAGATGCGCGTCTATCACGTATCAAAAATCAGTTTAAGGCGCTTGCCAAGGTTGAGAGCTTAGAGATATTAAAAGAAGGTGATGAAGTACCATTGTCATCATCAAGCATGGTCGGGCAGCTACGCGTGCTTGTGCCAATGAAAGGGCTGATTGATCCAACGGCTGAGCTGGCACGTTTGGGTAAGTCATATGATAAGTTGAAAGGTCAAGCCGAAGGTATCACTCGTAAGCTCGGTAATGAAGGCTTTGTCAGTAAAGCACCAGTCGAAGTGGTCGATGCTGAAAAGGCGAAACTGGCTGAGCTAGAAGGGCAGTTGACGACTATGGCGGGGCAGATGGAAGAGTTAAAGGCGTTGTAG
- a CDS encoding formate/nitrite transporter family protein, whose translation MSNITSKPDKEPAPSNKLDNSDDVEEDNETQAIEKLKDEDFPKEFSDEDKETIKEVASDSNLSEPKSYASILVEQVIDAKETFNRSLGSLFTSAFTAGLEIGISLFVILSAFALLNEVIPSHYAIVLASLLYPIGFIIVVIGQSLLFTEQTSLLSLPVLNKIEPLHKLLRLWGIVIAGNIVGGCIFAALMIGLGLNMDLFSVSDIDAYAEHVLGFKWWVIFGSAVLAGWMMGVAAWLVTSARDTISRIVLVTLITGSIGFLGLHHSIVGNIEVFSALLYGNTVSLWRYLIFLVVVLIGNTVGGVVFVAVLKNRTFLFDVAKVKQQNKEDKNDRIARMNGRQR comes from the coding sequence ATGTCTAACATTACCAGCAAACCTGATAAAGAACCTGCTCCTAGCAACAAGCTTGATAATAGCGATGATGTCGAAGAAGATAACGAGACGCAAGCGATCGAAAAATTAAAGGACGAAGATTTTCCTAAAGAGTTTAGTGATGAAGATAAAGAAACCATTAAGGAAGTCGCCAGTGACAGCAATCTTAGTGAGCCCAAAAGCTATGCCAGTATCCTAGTCGAACAAGTCATCGATGCCAAGGAAACTTTTAATCGCTCGCTTGGCTCATTGTTTACCAGCGCTTTTACTGCTGGGCTAGAGATTGGTATCAGTTTATTTGTCATTCTTTCTGCTTTTGCGCTACTTAACGAAGTAATCCCTAGTCACTATGCAATAGTGTTGGCTTCGCTACTTTATCCAATAGGCTTTATTATCGTGGTTATTGGTCAGTCGCTATTATTCACTGAGCAGACCTCACTGTTGAGCCTACCCGTGTTAAACAAGATAGAACCACTACACAAGCTTCTGCGTCTATGGGGCATTGTCATTGCCGGAAATATCGTTGGTGGTTGTATATTTGCCGCCTTGATGATTGGTCTGGGCTTGAATATGGATCTGTTTAGTGTCAGCGATATTGATGCTTATGCTGAGCATGTTTTGGGGTTTAAATGGTGGGTTATCTTTGGTAGTGCGGTATTGGCAGGCTGGATGATGGGCGTTGCAGCTTGGCTTGTGACCTCGGCACGCGATACGATTAGCCGCATTGTATTGGTCACTCTCATTACTGGTAGCATTGGGTTTTTGGGCTTACATCACAGTATCGTTGGCAACATCGAGGTCTTCTCAGCATTACTATATGGTAATACGGTTAGTTTATGGCGTTATTTGATATTTTTAGTGGTGGTATTAATTGGTAATACAGTGGGCGGCGTGGTGTTCGTCGCGGTATTAAAAAACCGTACCTTCTTATTCGATGTGGCGAAGGTAAAGCAGCAAAATAAAGAGGATAAAAATGACAGGATAGCGCGGATGAATGGACGGCAGCGTTAA
- a CDS encoding heavy metal-binding domain-containing protein gives MNDSMTQILINYGPFVLLFAVGWFFGMRHERQHLAQLTVAEKELAHIIVSSERFYRANLAANSEGELVLGSVVIAQDYFKMVIARVLSLFGKNLTTYETLLDRSRREALVRMRTQAQAKGYNHIYGLRLEVSNINQLGSMVEAIAYGTAVISTENPKTR, from the coding sequence ATGAATGATTCTATGACTCAAATACTCATTAACTATGGGCCGTTTGTTTTATTATTCGCAGTCGGTTGGTTTTTTGGTATGCGTCATGAACGTCAGCATTTAGCACAGCTGACAGTGGCAGAAAAAGAGCTGGCTCATATTATCGTATCCAGCGAGCGTTTTTATCGAGCCAACCTTGCCGCTAATAGTGAAGGTGAGCTGGTACTGGGTAGCGTCGTTATTGCGCAAGATTATTTCAAAATGGTGATTGCTCGGGTCTTAAGCTTATTTGGCAAAAACCTAACCACCTATGAAACCTTGCTAGATCGTTCGCGCCGTGAAGCCTTAGTGCGTATGCGTACCCAAGCACAAGCAAAAGGCTACAACCACATTTATGGCTTACGTTTAGAAGTCAGTAATATCAACCAGCTGGGTAGTATGGTAGAGGCCATTGCTTATGGCACTGCGGTTATCAGTACCGAAAACCCTAAAACGCGTTAA
- a CDS encoding YbjQ family protein — translation MQLSNLEHLPNYQITERLDVVYGSTVRSKHVGKDLFAGLKNIVGGELTAYTELLEESRQEAIDRMVVKAEALGADAVVGLRFSTSSIAQGASELFVYGTAVKAVRMQQQPMSPQPPYNPPGDYQSNQQQPSPAQTPVDELPRFNPFG, via the coding sequence GTGCAACTCTCTAATCTTGAGCACTTGCCTAACTATCAAATCACCGAACGCTTGGATGTGGTATACGGCAGTACTGTGCGCTCAAAGCATGTCGGTAAAGACTTATTTGCCGGACTCAAAAATATCGTTGGCGGCGAACTAACGGCATATACAGAGCTGTTAGAAGAGTCACGCCAAGAAGCGATAGATCGCATGGTTGTCAAGGCGGAAGCATTAGGCGCTGATGCAGTGGTCGGTCTGCGTTTTTCGACCTCTAGCATTGCACAAGGAGCCTCAGAGCTGTTTGTTTATGGTACTGCTGTTAAAGCCGTACGTATGCAACAACAACCTATGTCACCGCAGCCACCGTACAACCCACCCGGTGATTATCAGTCTAATCAACAACAACCAAGCCCAGCGCAAACCCCAGTTGATGAGTTACCACGTTTTAATCCCTTTGGCTAA
- a CDS encoding UPF0149 family protein, whose product MSNQLSFDELMEFLDNQESQFVLDSVATHGFLTATVIGRPLPNWIDALFEGHVSELPENVIDGIHRWRASIMAELKNETPIELPFGEDAGNEEVAVDFSDESDIVAWSIGFVDAMYGDEASDWFESEDTAEDVAVLTLPMILLSGIDDEDPELAQMRADEDKMAQMANSIEGNLTELFLLFHTND is encoded by the coding sequence ATGAGCAACCAATTAAGCTTCGATGAATTAATGGAATTTTTAGACAACCAAGAGAGCCAGTTTGTGCTCGATAGTGTCGCCACCCATGGTTTTTTGACCGCCACGGTTATCGGACGTCCACTGCCAAACTGGATAGATGCATTGTTTGAAGGTCATGTTAGTGAGCTTCCAGAAAACGTCATCGACGGCATTCATCGCTGGCGCGCCTCTATCATGGCTGAACTGAAAAATGAGACGCCTATTGAGCTGCCTTTTGGTGAAGATGCTGGCAATGAAGAAGTCGCTGTCGACTTTTCAGATGAGTCAGATATCGTCGCTTGGTCGATTGGCTTTGTAGATGCTATGTATGGTGATGAAGCTAGCGACTGGTTTGAATCTGAAGATACTGCTGAAGATGTCGCCGTATTGACCTTACCAATGATTCTGCTCAGCGGTATTGATGATGAAGACCCAGAACTTGCACAGATGCGTGCTGATGAAGACAAGATGGCACAGATGGCAAACAGCATTGAAGGCAATTTGACTGAATTGTTTTTATTGTTCCATACCAATGACTAG
- the serB gene encoding phosphoserine phosphatase SerB: protein MPKNTPYSLPKDSKAWQQAVDSVAALLPADTNLLDFDTLQSLPVFALIVVLPARVHALDIHQYVQSWVDEQPNWHLVTVAEDTEASFVDITIPEAATDTVSVSSTDNSTKQPFVPAQVFRYLLVPVTDTLMHPGKKTAAAHIIDDQLTTRLRHDLAENYLAKGNNGTQSLSIDSMNVVDCHILSIGHMLRTHKLVCFDMDSTLIEQEVIVELAKTAGIGEQVETITEAAMRGEIDFDESFVQRVSLLEGIPTTVLDEICARLTLSTGARTTISAFKALGYHTVLVSGGFTYFARYIAEQLGIDEVHANNLDIEDGEVTGHVQMPIVNGAKKASIVAHIAERMGIEMSQVVCVGDGANDLPMMANADLGVAYHAKSIVQARADAAVNVTGLEGVLYALGYPALISVS, encoded by the coding sequence ATGCCAAAAAATACGCCTTACTCGTTACCAAAAGACAGCAAAGCATGGCAACAAGCCGTTGATTCTGTAGCAGCATTGTTGCCTGCAGATACCAATCTGTTAGACTTTGATACGCTTCAATCTTTACCTGTATTTGCACTTATTGTAGTATTGCCTGCGCGTGTACATGCGCTTGATATTCATCAATATGTGCAGTCTTGGGTTGATGAACAGCCAAACTGGCATCTGGTAACAGTAGCAGAAGATACTGAGGCGAGCTTTGTAGATATTACGATACCGGAAGCGGCTACTGATACAGTTTCTGTCTCCAGCACTGATAATAGCACCAAACAGCCGTTTGTCCCTGCGCAAGTGTTCCGCTACTTATTGGTTCCTGTTACCGATACTCTCATGCATCCTGGTAAAAAAACAGCGGCAGCTCACATTATTGATGACCAGCTAACTACTCGTCTGCGTCATGATTTGGCGGAGAACTACCTAGCGAAAGGCAATAATGGCACACAAAGCCTGAGTATCGACAGCATGAATGTGGTCGATTGTCACATTCTATCTATCGGTCATATGTTGCGTACTCATAAGCTTGTTTGCTTCGATATGGATTCTACTCTAATCGAACAAGAGGTCATCGTTGAGCTAGCAAAGACTGCAGGTATCGGTGAGCAAGTTGAGACAATCACGGAAGCAGCGATGCGCGGTGAGATTGATTTTGATGAGTCTTTTGTTCAGCGGGTATCATTACTAGAAGGCATTCCTACTACTGTACTTGATGAGATTTGTGCGCGCCTTACCCTATCGACAGGTGCTCGTACTACTATTAGCGCCTTTAAAGCACTAGGCTATCATACGGTACTGGTCTCTGGTGGCTTTACTTATTTTGCCCGTTATATCGCTGAGCAGTTAGGTATCGATGAAGTTCATGCTAATAACTTAGATATCGAAGATGGCGAAGTGACTGGTCATGTACAAATGCCTATCGTTAATGGGGCTAAAAAAGCCTCTATCGTTGCTCATATCGCTGAGCGCATGGGTATCGAGATGTCACAAGTAGTCTGTGTTGGTGATGGGGCAAATGACTTACCAATGATGGCCAACGCCGATTTAGGCGTGGCTTACCATGCCAAATCTATCGTACAAGCTCGCGCTGATGCGGCGGTAAATGTCACAGGTCTCGAAGGCGTTCTCTATGCGCTTGGCTATCCGGCACTTATCTCTGTATCTTAA
- a CDS encoding DUF368 domain-containing protein, with protein MTASPSPRPNTPSSSAKTDAASLSNPAAAPSKADNPKQLLAVYIKGMAMGAADIVPGVSGGTIALIAGIYERLINALGSIGPSLWQVFRQHGGIKGLLAVWRQVDATFLLFLLLGIATSFATLAGLIKNLLDNQPLLIWSFFFGLVVATVVILLSEIKRWNAARTGLFIIGIVTAVVISNLPLLTTTPSLPYLFFAGAIAICAMILPGISGSFILLLMGAYDTVLEAVHTFNLSVIITLMAGMATGLLLFTRMLKWLLARYYQATLALLTGFIAGSLVKVWPWKVDALGTLNSDAINNVAPWQYPAGAQWLTTLGLMLLGAILVSALSWWGNRTNRV; from the coding sequence ATGACGGCATCACCATCACCACGGCCAAACACGCCGTCATCAAGCGCGAAGACCGATGCAGCCTCATTATCAAATCCAGCAGCTGCCCCTTCAAAAGCAGATAATCCAAAGCAGTTACTGGCTGTCTATATCAAAGGGATGGCAATGGGCGCAGCTGATATCGTACCTGGCGTATCGGGTGGTACCATTGCACTGATTGCAGGTATTTATGAGCGTCTTATTAATGCGCTTGGTAGCATTGGTCCGAGCCTTTGGCAAGTATTTCGTCAACATGGTGGCATCAAAGGTCTACTTGCCGTGTGGCGACAGGTCGATGCGACATTTTTATTATTCTTATTACTAGGTATTGCCACTAGCTTTGCTACTTTAGCAGGCCTTATCAAGAACTTACTAGACAATCAGCCATTGCTTATCTGGTCGTTTTTCTTTGGTTTAGTGGTCGCCACTGTCGTTATTTTATTGAGTGAGATTAAACGCTGGAATGCAGCGCGCACAGGGCTATTTATCATTGGTATTGTGACAGCGGTAGTCATTAGTAACCTGCCGCTGCTTACCACTACTCCAAGCTTACCGTATTTATTCTTTGCAGGCGCCATTGCGATTTGTGCGATGATTCTACCGGGTATTTCTGGGTCATTCATCTTATTGTTGATGGGTGCTTATGATACGGTTTTAGAAGCGGTACATACTTTTAACCTTAGCGTCATCATCACCTTGATGGCAGGTATGGCAACGGGGCTATTATTATTTACGCGGATGCTCAAGTGGTTATTGGCACGCTATTATCAAGCAACTTTGGCACTACTAACTGGCTTTATCGCGGGCTCACTAGTTAAAGTATGGCCGTGGAAAGTAGACGCTTTGGGTACACTCAATAGTGATGCCATTAACAACGTTGCACCGTGGCAATACCCTGCTGGCGCGCAGTGGCTCACGACATTAGGGCTGATGTTACTCGGTGCAATCTTAGTATCGGCGCTATCTTGGTGGGGCAACCGTACCAATCGTGTATAA
- the aciT gene encoding AciT family ciprofloxacin tolerance protein produces MMFLTIFSVAGVKMWGGSALLGYGLLASFIIAIALSSQRWLLWYVLGGMVYWLSVEVLHSALMNGFGLSDWHSYVVALGVSWLPLAGWVLYRALRYDDVSRTVQQERELAAARYVEHTPIYDDHYQPRF; encoded by the coding sequence ATGATGTTTTTGACTATATTTTCTGTTGCTGGTGTAAAGATGTGGGGTGGTAGCGCTTTACTTGGTTATGGCTTATTGGCAAGCTTTATCATTGCTATTGCTTTATCCTCGCAGCGTTGGCTACTATGGTATGTACTTGGTGGTATGGTATATTGGCTGAGCGTTGAAGTGTTACATAGTGCTTTAATGAATGGTTTTGGATTATCTGATTGGCATAGTTACGTAGTGGCCTTGGGTGTCAGCTGGTTGCCGCTAGCAGGTTGGGTTTTATATCGAGCGCTACGTTATGATGATGTTAGCCGGACAGTACAGCAAGAGCGCGAGCTGGCTGCTGCACGCTACGTTGAACATACTCCTATCTATGATGATCACTATCAGCCGCGCTTCTAG
- a CDS encoding SCP2 sterol-binding domain-containing protein: protein MFTIPVLDIKSDPLDVLLAVVGYRLSMLADSDNEDIKKLFADRKVTIELASVESNIARHFSFDNGKFSQRSGHADKPDLTINFKDSMTGVKLLSKGDLPAFMTAVQEGNLSIEGDYSLMMWFNKLAKHIVPTMPEECKPYIQKAKPYAYKAQKFAHHWIGVAKHKIGK, encoded by the coding sequence ATGTTTACTATTCCTGTGTTAGATATCAAATCTGATCCATTAGACGTATTGCTAGCTGTGGTTGGCTATCGCCTATCCATGCTTGCTGATAGCGATAATGAAGACATCAAAAAACTGTTCGCTGATCGTAAAGTTACTATCGAGCTTGCCAGTGTTGAGTCTAACATCGCACGTCATTTTAGCTTTGATAATGGGAAGTTTAGTCAACGTAGTGGTCACGCTGATAAGCCAGATCTGACTATCAACTTTAAAGATTCAATGACTGGTGTTAAGCTTTTATCTAAAGGTGATCTTCCTGCCTTTATGACTGCTGTTCAAGAAGGCAACCTAAGTATAGAAGGCGATTACAGCTTAATGATGTGGTTCAACAAGCTTGCTAAGCATATCGTGCCTACTATGCCAGAAGAGTGCAAACCATACATTCAAAAAGCGAAACCTTATGCATATAAAGCGCAAAAGTTCGCTCATCACTGGATTGGTGTCGCTAAGCATAAAATTGGTAAATAA
- the bioB gene encoding biotin synthase BioB: MAGLLSIKEPNPQADDNFQASSNTDIGSDSTTSFFSTDSLATEIKPSPIKHSREQIAQLFDLPLMDLLLQAQTIHRQNFNANEVQISTLLSIKTGNCPEDCGYCSQSGHHRDKTKLQAEKRLEVDKVIAAAKRAKASGSSRFCMGAAWKHPSAKDMPYVVELVKEVKSLGLETCMTLGMLNPDQAAQLADAGLDYYNHNLDTSRRYYEQVVSTRSYDERLDTITNVRDSGINVCSGNIVGMGESRDDRIDWVHELLKMPKAPESIPVNLLVPIAGTPIGDKVLADGELSVLEWIRTIAVTRICCPSSYVRLSAGRESLSDAEQALAFMAGANSFFYGDKLLTTGNASQSNDNRLMRELGLTAQFAAPRAPKQLPVIDAMSGHQSQVVLAE, encoded by the coding sequence ATGGCAGGACTGCTTTCAATCAAAGAACCTAACCCACAAGCTGATGATAACTTCCAAGCTAGTAGTAACACTGATATTGGCTCAGACTCTACCACCAGTTTTTTTTCTACGGATAGCTTAGCAACAGAAATCAAACCCTCACCGATCAAACACAGCCGTGAGCAGATTGCGCAGTTATTCGACTTACCGTTAATGGACTTATTATTACAAGCGCAAACGATTCATCGTCAAAATTTTAACGCTAATGAAGTGCAGATTAGTACTTTGCTATCGATTAAGACAGGAAATTGTCCTGAAGACTGTGGTTACTGTTCGCAATCAGGTCATCACCGTGACAAAACCAAATTGCAGGCAGAAAAACGCTTAGAAGTTGATAAAGTTATCGCCGCAGCCAAACGCGCAAAAGCCAGCGGCTCATCGCGGTTCTGTATGGGTGCAGCATGGAAACATCCGAGCGCCAAAGACATGCCTTATGTGGTCGAGTTGGTTAAAGAAGTTAAGAGTTTGGGTCTTGAGACTTGTATGACGCTTGGTATGCTAAACCCTGATCAGGCAGCACAATTGGCCGATGCAGGGCTTGATTACTATAATCATAATCTAGATACCTCGCGTCGCTACTATGAGCAAGTAGTCAGCACGCGTAGCTATGACGAGCGTCTTGATACAATAACGAACGTACGCGACTCAGGGATTAATGTTTGTAGTGGCAATATCGTAGGTATGGGTGAAAGCCGTGACGACCGTATCGACTGGGTACATGAATTGCTTAAAATGCCCAAAGCACCCGAGTCTATTCCCGTTAACCTGCTCGTCCCTATTGCCGGTACACCAATCGGTGATAAAGTATTGGCAGATGGTGAGCTATCTGTGCTGGAATGGATTCGTACGATTGCAGTAACGCGTATTTGCTGTCCAAGCAGTTATGTGCGCCTATCTGCTGGACGCGAAAGCCTATCCGATGCCGAGCAGGCTTTGGCGTTTATGGCAGGTGCCAATTCATTCTTTTATGGTGATAAGCTTCTGACGACAGGTAATGCCAGCCAATCTAATGATAATAGGCTAATGCGCGAGCTGGGCTTGACTGCGCAATTCGCGGCACCAAGAGCACCCAAGCAACTGCCAGTTATAGATGCTATGAGCGGTCATCAATCGCAAGTAGTGTTGGCAGAATAG
- the hemJ gene encoding protoporphyrinogen oxidase HemJ, protein MADYFNWIKAAHIIAVVCWFAAIFYLPRLFVYHAMSDDLISQERFIVMERKLYRGIMTPSMIATWILGLWMVGLGWEVYKTQGWLHVKIFLVILLSAYHGACGFYRRKLIDNPHYKTHKFWRWFNEVPVFALVIIVILVVVKPF, encoded by the coding sequence ATGGCAGATTATTTTAACTGGATTAAAGCGGCACATATTATTGCGGTGGTTTGCTGGTTTGCGGCGATCTTTTATCTACCGCGGCTTTTTGTCTATCATGCGATGAGTGACGATCTTATTAGTCAAGAGCGCTTCATTGTGATGGAGCGCAAACTATATCGCGGTATCATGACTCCGTCAATGATAGCAACGTGGATTTTAGGTCTATGGATGGTAGGACTTGGCTGGGAAGTATATAAAACCCAAGGCTGGCTACATGTTAAGATTTTTCTAGTCATTTTGCTCTCAGCCTATCATGGCGCATGTGGATTTTATCGGAGAAAACTAATTGATAATCCACACTATAAAACCCATAAATTTTGGCGCTGGTTTAATGAAGTACCAGTCTTTGCCTTAGTCATTATCGTCATTTTAGTGGTCGTTAAGCCCTTCTAA